The Mucilaginibacter yixingensis genome window below encodes:
- a CDS encoding LytTR family DNA-binding domain-containing protein: protein MQHTKIVIAQQSHIYFVNTEDIVYCQSDDCYTNIHLVDNNKILLVKSLTKFHKELPQEVFLRVNQSNLINKAFVKTIDRKKKLIELANNNKVPFTISLKDLLVQLF from the coding sequence ATGCAGCACACAAAAATTGTTATTGCACAACAGAGTCATATTTATTTTGTAAACACAGAAGATATAGTTTACTGCCAATCAGATGATTGCTATACTAATATTCATTTAGTAGATAACAATAAAATTTTGTTGGTTAAATCGCTAACAAAATTTCATAAAGAGTTGCCGCAAGAGGTTTTTTTAAGAGTTAACCAATCTAACCTGATCAATAAGGCTTTTGTCAAGACCATTGATCGTAAAAAAAAACTTATAGAGTTGGCCAATAATAACAAAGTGCCTTTTACCATAAGCTTAAAGGATCTTTTGGTACAACTATTTTAA
- a CDS encoding TlpA disulfide reductase family protein, whose translation MKTILLGLNLLFFLGLQAQPKPSISLSGNIAGMAGKSIIVSGPAHFKKQVQINKSGDFNISFEAVTGYYNFNGNSIFLEPGDNLNISKPDSVYIYKGKGSAENNLLKSLDRLIFDYLPLSDNTPAKVYLLEPDSLYSKLNNYQAAADRLMENPELSKYFRETQHQRITYVNKFFEYNYLLNYGYDQEKRKEELALVNDKKLRENVAEWTSRIRLAHEATIIKRLSPDQRKELNTRIWEGFDVNNEELYKFCTEYNRLLDATISRFVQAESIKNPVFGTKNLFEKKRDIVNKEITNSYIKESLLYEYTVGLLKQGNDIDRYYNEYLALAKDPVYIKGITAIRDNMKLLAPGLASPSFKLPDTQGRLVGLEDFKGKYVYIDLWATWCGPCMAEVPFLKDVTKKYAGLNIAFISISIDKLSDAAKWKTTVKTHELSGTQLLAENEWKSDFVKKYNVNSIPRFILLDPDGKIISADADRPSAASLQVLLDKLLVKK comes from the coding sequence ATGAAAACAATACTTCTCGGCCTTAATCTATTGTTCTTCCTGGGCCTGCAGGCGCAACCTAAACCCAGTATATCATTATCAGGAAATATTGCCGGAATGGCCGGAAAATCCATTATAGTTAGCGGCCCTGCTCATTTTAAAAAACAAGTACAGATTAACAAGTCTGGTGATTTTAACATCTCCTTTGAGGCCGTCACCGGATACTACAACTTCAACGGCAATTCTATTTTTCTGGAACCTGGCGACAATCTCAATATTAGCAAGCCAGACAGTGTATATATCTATAAGGGAAAAGGGAGCGCAGAAAACAATTTATTAAAAAGCCTTGATCGTTTAATTTTTGATTATTTACCTCTTAGTGATAACACACCTGCAAAAGTTTATCTTTTAGAACCTGATAGTCTGTATAGTAAACTAAATAATTATCAGGCCGCGGCGGATCGTTTAATGGAAAACCCGGAGCTCAGTAAATATTTCAGGGAAACTCAGCATCAGCGAATTACTTACGTTAATAAATTTTTTGAATATAATTACTTATTAAACTATGGCTATGATCAGGAGAAAAGAAAAGAAGAACTAGCTTTAGTTAACGATAAAAAACTTAGAGAGAACGTGGCCGAATGGACCTCAAGAATACGATTGGCACACGAGGCGACAATCATCAAGAGACTTTCACCAGATCAGCGTAAGGAGCTGAATACAAGGATATGGGAGGGCTTTGATGTAAACAACGAAGAACTTTACAAGTTCTGCACAGAATACAATCGCTTACTTGATGCAACCATCAGCCGTTTTGTTCAAGCAGAATCTATTAAAAATCCAGTATTTGGCACCAAAAACCTGTTTGAGAAGAAACGCGATATCGTTAATAAAGAAATCACCAATAGCTATATCAAAGAAAGCCTGTTATATGAATACACGGTAGGTTTATTGAAACAGGGAAATGATATTGACCGGTATTACAACGAGTATCTGGCGCTGGCAAAAGATCCTGTATACATCAAGGGGATAACAGCCATTCGTGATAACATGAAGCTACTTGCGCCAGGCTTAGCCTCCCCTTCATTTAAACTTCCGGATACTCAGGGCCGCCTGGTTGGATTGGAAGATTTTAAAGGAAAGTATGTGTACATTGATCTGTGGGCCACCTGGTGCGGCCCCTGCATGGCCGAAGTACCCTTTCTGAAAGATGTTACCAAGAAATATGCCGGTTTAAATATAGCGTTCATCAGTATTTCGATTGATAAATTGAGCGACGCCGCAAAATGGAAAACGACAGTAAAAACCCACGAGTTGTCTGGCACACAACTGTTAGCCGAAAACGAGTGGAAATCAGACTTTGTTAAAAAGTATAACGTTAATTCTATCCCACGGTTTATACTACTAGACCCAGATGGCAAAATTATTTCGGCCGATGCTGATCGCCCGTCAGCAGCATCCCTTCAGGTACTTCTGGATAAATTATTGGTTAAAAAATAA
- a CDS encoding polysaccharide lyase family 1 protein — protein MKTFKTPFILLILTLLGFYSSITYAQVPAFPGAEGFGSKASGGRGGKVVQVTNLNDDGDGSLRWALNQFPGKPLIVTFQISGIIELKSVLKINRSDLTIAGQTAPGDGICIKGNAVELNMAKKGGNNGNVIVRCIRFRPGAPIYLGCTGLNIENTHDVIIDHCDFSWANEENIVCYNSKNVTIQWCISSESLFNAWHHKGSRAYSGAIGGQFLSFHHNLLAHHNSRAPRFSGARSNDTCALVDFRNNVVYNSHSKTAAYGGEMMINGGYSRVNMIGNYFKPGPATPGNWVFIHPSWNSACKEAGNWHLAGNKMVGKADLTADNYKGLDLSEIPDEFKIKAKSDSIFTIPGWATLKTQSADDAYQLVLANAGTILPKRDQVDDRIVNETRLGVASGTGSYPAGIKAKGKFVKDFVPSVGHGIIDTAGVVGGWPNYVSKTPLTDSDGDGIPDTWETRNGLNAKDPNDGNALSKTGYTNIENYINSLVSSPYAQQKK, from the coding sequence ATGAAGACATTCAAAACCCCTTTTATTCTTCTAATCTTAACCTTATTAGGCTTCTATTCGTCAATTACTTATGCCCAGGTACCGGCATTTCCCGGGGCAGAAGGATTTGGCAGTAAAGCATCTGGCGGCAGAGGTGGGAAGGTTGTGCAGGTAACAAATCTTAATGACGACGGAGATGGCAGTCTTAGATGGGCGCTAAACCAGTTTCCTGGCAAGCCCTTAATAGTTACATTTCAAATTTCAGGCATTATAGAACTAAAATCTGTACTAAAAATAAACCGTTCAGATTTGACTATTGCGGGGCAAACCGCCCCTGGCGATGGCATTTGCATAAAAGGGAACGCCGTTGAGCTAAATATGGCCAAAAAAGGTGGCAACAATGGCAACGTCATCGTACGATGTATCCGCTTTCGCCCCGGCGCGCCTATTTACCTGGGCTGCACAGGTTTAAATATTGAAAACACGCACGATGTTATTATAGATCATTGCGATTTTTCATGGGCCAACGAAGAGAATATTGTTTGTTATAACTCTAAAAATGTAACCATCCAGTGGTGCATATCTTCCGAATCATTGTTTAATGCCTGGCACCACAAAGGATCAAGAGCTTATAGTGGAGCCATCGGGGGGCAATTCTTGTCTTTCCACCATAATTTGCTGGCACATCACAACTCCAGAGCACCGCGTTTTAGCGGCGCCCGCTCCAATGACACTTGTGCGCTGGTTGATTTTCGTAATAACGTAGTCTACAACTCGCATTCAAAAACGGCAGCCTATGGCGGCGAAATGATGATTAACGGCGGCTACTCCAGGGTGAACATGATTGGCAATTACTTTAAGCCAGGCCCTGCTACTCCAGGCAACTGGGTTTTTATTCATCCCTCATGGAACAGCGCCTGTAAAGAAGCCGGCAACTGGCATCTTGCGGGCAATAAGATGGTTGGAAAAGCAGACCTGACTGCCGATAATTATAAAGGATTGGATCTTAGCGAAATCCCGGATGAGTTTAAAATAAAGGCAAAATCAGACTCCATATTTACCATCCCTGGTTGGGCCACACTAAAAACTCAATCTGCAGACGATGCTTACCAACTGGTATTGGCCAATGCAGGCACCATATTACCTAAACGAGACCAGGTAGATGACCGAATTGTAAATGAAACCCGTTTAGGCGTAGCTTCAGGAACCGGAAGCTACCCAGCAGGCATCAAAGCCAAGGGTAAGTTTGTTAAAGATTTTGTTCCGTCTGTTGGACACGGTATTATAGACACAGCGGGAGTTGTGGGCGGCTGGCCTAATTACGTATCTAAAACGCCGTTAACAGATAGTGATGGCGACGGCATACCCGATACCTGGGAAACTCGCAATGGTTTAAATGCTAAAGACCCCAATGATGGCAATGCCTTATCTAAAACAGGCTATACCAATATAGAGAACTACATTAATAGCCTGGTTAGCAGTCCTTACGCCCAACAAAAAAAATAA
- a CDS encoding sugar-binding protein has protein sequence MVVKNNLKLSVIAGFAIFLLSGCKEKEGIRSCLKNNAYKNAVIDKKFFAAEPVAQLINMPALTSLDTTFNLQEATRLHIYGVGEMDIELSQQPTSYLYKSDDIELFFNHATSGSQQSFAYVFNWKDTPHHVDSISYKLKNAFFDARYIERGGVYYSLVRVPYKELVSTPSLDKQSLNFDIGIGDNDNGLSKKAKLAWNSAVDPMLSSNTRGQLVFATNKKLADSAHRMISYFHADLNPLNAASWAHIPNYYITKLVYGHVKDTNDLSSSVQTYWDAQNINFLFRIKDAQKNQASLSNILRNPNMHDLGWIEDDKGKTVWTMNILYTRHAGGANKNRQIDTVISLKPGHYHLKYLTDESHSWNNWDDQPPSTPFYGIVVYKDI, from the coding sequence ATGGTGGTGAAAAACAATCTGAAGCTATCGGTGATAGCTGGTTTTGCAATCTTCTTGCTAAGTGGATGCAAAGAGAAGGAAGGCATACGCTCTTGCCTTAAAAATAACGCTTACAAAAATGCAGTGATTGATAAAAAATTCTTTGCTGCCGAGCCTGTTGCACAACTTATAAACATGCCTGCTCTTACCTCATTGGATACAACATTCAATTTGCAGGAAGCAACCCGGCTTCATATTTATGGAGTTGGAGAGATGGATATAGAGTTGTCTCAGCAGCCTACGTCATATCTCTATAAAAGCGATGATATAGAGTTGTTTTTTAACCATGCAACCTCGGGTTCGCAGCAATCGTTTGCCTATGTCTTTAACTGGAAAGATACACCCCACCACGTAGATTCTATTAGTTATAAACTTAAGAACGCATTTTTTGACGCCAGGTATATTGAGCGGGGAGGAGTCTATTATTCGCTTGTCAGGGTGCCCTATAAAGAATTGGTTTCAACGCCGTCATTAGACAAGCAATCATTGAACTTTGATATTGGTATTGGAGATAATGACAATGGCTTGAGCAAAAAAGCAAAACTAGCCTGGAACTCTGCTGTAGATCCAATGTTAAGCTCAAATACCAGGGGGCAACTGGTGTTTGCAACAAACAAAAAACTAGCAGACTCGGCCCATCGAATGATCTCTTATTTTCATGCAGATCTAAATCCGTTGAATGCGGCATCGTGGGCGCATATTCCCAATTATTATATCACAAAATTAGTATATGGGCATGTCAAGGATACTAATGACCTATCAAGCAGCGTGCAAACTTATTGGGACGCGCAGAACATTAATTTTTTATTCAGAATAAAAGATGCTCAAAAAAACCAAGCATCTCTCTCTAATATACTGAGAAACCCCAATATGCACGATTTGGGTTGGATTGAGGACGACAAAGGGAAAACTGTTTGGACGATGAATATTTTATACACTCGTCATGCCGGAGGGGCCAACAAGAACCGGCAAATTGATACAGTTATCTCATTAAAGCCGGGGCATTATCACTTAAAATATCTAACAGATGAATCACACAGCTGGAATAACTGGGATGACCAACCACCTTCAACACCGTTTTATGGGATAGTGGTATATAAGGACATTTAG